One Spinacia oleracea cultivar Varoflay chromosome 4, BTI_SOV_V1, whole genome shotgun sequence DNA segment encodes these proteins:
- the LOC110802891 gene encoding uncharacterized protein yields MNFGVAQNGHVEDGIIHVVSDISEDSLSASSATESYVSAESNSAEAGEGPAIDNAAFLGEESDPQTPENYHHPVRFNEGGHILPQNTSTFPGDPYHSYYPSQQQAFNPRFHMRAPSLCSDSSGSNLSEAGLEGNLGRFQSSIRLTFEAGEPSNVRQQLPMTNQTGLLGSWPRPFVELQQTVNELANMDIYSAGKFGDSDRARMYIPSRGFSDTLARRTTHVQPPPNLNIPGTSTGINDLYGLTRGTSDPSTPVIFKQYSPGVNKDAQDVNQVSTPMLFKASPTAMIVSKKRKQPLTFTRSRSYDSKAHFGYSGSSWSHKRHKSFDDLNNLADVDPVSVKQLSAMLQNDFVRINNRLGELGQKRRFDFNSTSPSKKAKPTLSLSETKAEALPSTKK; encoded by the exons ATGAATTTTGGGGTGGCTCAAAATGGACATGTTGAAGATGGTATCATTCATGTGGTGTCTGATATTTCAGAAGATAGTTTATCAGCTAGTTCTGCTACGGAATCTTATGTTAGTGCAGAATCAAACTCGGCTGAAGCTGGAGAAGGTCCTGCAATAGATAATGCAGCGTTTCTAGGGGAAGAATCAGACCCTCAAACTCCAGAAAATTATCACCATCCTGTCAGGTTTAATGAAGGCGGACATATTTTACCTCAAAATACTTCAACTTTCCCTGGAGACCCCTATCATTCATATTATCCATCTCAACAGCAAGCCTTCAACCCGAGGTTTCATATGAGAGCTCCATCGTTGTGTAGTGACAGTAGTGGTAGTAATCTTTCTGAGGCTGGTTTGGAAGGTAATTTAGGTAGGTTTCAATCAAGTATAAGATTGACTTTCGAAGCTGGGGAACCTTCTAATGTTCGGCAGCAACTACCTATGACTAATCAGACAG GTTTGCTTGGTTCATGGCCCAGACCTTTTGTTGAGTTGCAGCAAACAGTTAATGAATTGGCAAATATGGATATTTATTCTGCAGGGAAATTTGGTGACTCTGATCGTGCACGAATGTATATTCCATCCCGTGGTTTCTCAGACACATTAGCAAGAAGAACTACTCATGTGCAGCCACCTCCAAATTTAAACATTCCAGGAACCTCAACTGGCATAAATGATCTGTATGGGTTGACTAGGGGTACTTCAGATCCTTCAACTCCTGTTATTTTTAAGCAGTATTCTCCAGGTGTTAATAAGGACGCCCAAGATGTTAATCAAGTGTCTACTCCCATGTTGTTTAAAGCTTCACCAACAGCTATGATTGTGTCAAAAAAAAGGAAGCAACCACTCACCTTTACGCGATCACGTTCTTATGATTCGAAGGCCCATTTTGGTTACTCTGGTTCCAGTTGGTCTCATAAAAGGCATAAAAGCTTTGATGATCTGAATAATCTTGCTGATGTTGATCCAGTTTCAGTGAAACAACTTTCAGCTATGTTGCAGAATGATTTTGTTAGGATTAACAACAGGCTTGGTGAACTTGGCCAGAAGCGTCGCTTTGATTTTAATTCAACCTCTCCTTCTAAAAAAGCCAAGCCAACCTTATCCTTGTCTGAAACTAAAGCGGAGGCCTTGCCTTCTACCAAAAAATGA
- the LOC110802887 gene encoding uncharacterized protein isoform X2 — MKRVGDLGAEVSQFQFYPRPNKFHPLHFFSSHDSDSNQENATCASPAISTVGIVRAPHGDGKEAIILVTAYNAVNPDNGEALSLGVAYSVFSLLTQVTWLAKDIIWLAADSRYGEHEAVAAWLREYYAPTFYSTDKTHTNMCSAKNPHQEIEENHVVGAESFEGLRRAGTMAAALVIKVNVNKDSQESLSIYAEASNGQMPNLDLINVVNYLAVHRQGLHVRVGKLWSLLESKCLKMIGGTIEFLGNLARSLNPQWGFGIPESEYVEGTATLASSLYAQALGVPTGSHGAFRDYQVDAVTLAISSKASPYNKAKRSEFLLRSGRLIEGTIRSVNNLLEKFHQSFFLYLLTGPSKFVSVGVYMIAFALLIAPLPVVAASLYSDGVPKSDIIKSCASGSSSMNKCNKKSSWRWLQAAKSVFVIHIWGVVVASLPYFICQIPNGTSFSCGVSWILLSLVSLNICYQVFGSPYSSFKSSELHKHKHKQEWGVLKSVMIAAAFIGLSLMSVVNFAAAEIGALLLVPFCLMAHPLKLDMQDLTLKAFSRIACNIVLGLLLFPPLTFFAIQGLSEGFSNIDVGGFWTWVESLWVWNSATYLYVVLVHLPCWLLCIHILLHPCSF, encoded by the exons ATGAAGCGTGTGGGAGACTTGGGTGCTGAAGTTAGTCAGTTCCAGTTCTATCCTCGGCCAAATAAGTTTCATCCTcttcatttcttttctagtCATGACAGTGACTCGAATCAAGAAAATGCTACCTGTGCAAGTCCAGCTATTAGTACTGTTGGTATAGTTAGGGCTCCACATGGCGACGGAAAAGAAGCTATTATCTTGGTGACTGCTTATAATGCTGTGAATCCCGATAATGGTGAAGCTTTATCGTTAGGTGTAGCATACTCTGTTTTCTCTTTGCTAACGCAAGTTACCTGGCTGGCAAAGGACATTATTTGGCTTGCTGCAGATTCTCGATACGGCGAACATGAAGCTGTTGCTGCGTGGTTGAGAGAATATTATGCCCCAACATTTTACAGCACAGATAAAACACACACTAATATGTGCTCTGCTAAAAATCCTCATCAGGAAATTGAGGAGAATCATGTTGTAGGTGCAGAATCATTTGAGGGCCTTAGACGTGCTGGAACAATGGCTGCTGCTCTGGTGATTAAAGTTAACGTAAACAAAGATTCTCAGGAAAGTCTTAGTATCTATGCTGAGGCATCCAATGGCCAAATGCCAAATCTTGATCTCATTAATGTTGTGAATTATCTGGCAGTACATCGTCAGGGTCTGCATGTAAGGGTGGGGAAACTTTGGTCCTTATTGGAGTCAAAATGTCTGAAGATGATTGGCGGAACAATTGAGTTTCTAGGAAACCTGGCTAGAAGCTTAAATCCCCAGTGGGGATTTGGTATTCCTGAAAGCGAATACGTTGAAGGCACTGCTACTCTTGCTAGTTCATTGTATGCTCAG gcGTTGGGCGTTCCAACCGGTTCTCATGGTGCTTTCCGTGATTACCAAGTTGATGCTGTGACATTGGCAATTTCTTCCAAAGCCTCACCATATAACAAGGCCAAGCGAAGTGAATTTCTATTACGCAGTGGCCG GTTGATCGAAGGCACTATTAGATCAGTAAACAACCTCCTTGAAAAATTTCACCAATCATTTTTTCTCTACCTTCTAACTGGGCCGAGCAAGTTTGTTTCAGTAGGAGTTTACATGATCGCTTTTGCACTCCTTATTGCACCCTTACCCGTGGTTGCTGCGTCCCTTTATTCTGATGGTGTTCCGAAGTCTGATATAATAAAGTCTTGTGCAAGTGGTAGTAGCTCGATGAATAAATGTAATAAAAAAAGTTCATGGAGATGGCTTCAAGCAGCGAAATCTGTGTTTGTTATTCACATATGGGGAGTGGTTGTAGCATCACTTCCATATTTCATTTGTCAAATACCCAACGGGACGTCATTTTCTTGTGGTGTTTCCTGGATATTGCTGTCATTAGTTAGCCTTAATATCTGTTACCAGGTTTTCGGGTCTCCTTATTCCAGCTTCAAGTCATCTGAGCTGCATAAGCATAAGCATAAACAAGAATGGGGTGTGTTAAAGTCAGTGATGATAGCAGCTGCTTTTATTGGGTTGTCTCTGATGTCAGTAGTGAACTTTGCAGCAGCAGAAATAGGGGCATTGTTATTAGTGCCATTCTGTTTGATGGCTCACCCCTTAAAACTAGATATGCAAGACTTGACCCTGAAAGCTTTCTCCAGAATAGCTTGTAATATAGTCTTAGGACTGTTGTTGTTTCCGCCACTTACTTTCTTTGCGATACAAGGCTTGTCAGAAGGATTCAGCAATATCGATGTTGGTGGTTTTTGGACGTGGGTTGAGTCTCTTTGGGTATGGAATAGCGCAACATACCTATATGTAGTATTGGTTCACCTTCCATGCTGGCTCTTGTGTATTCATATTTTATTACATCCTTGTTCATTCTAA
- the LOC110802887 gene encoding uncharacterized protein isoform X1 codes for MESNPESGSPKKKPRPLVRIVLLLMSHRVLVSFLCCIAGVIALLLLPVLAKNTYISENALMPGSANPMLSANDVLDADKLVAEIMSLSLEGDTAGIEIPRILMKRVGDLGAEVSQFQFYPRPNKFHPLHFFSSHDSDSNQENATCASPAISTVGIVRAPHGDGKEAIILVTAYNAVNPDNGEALSLGVAYSVFSLLTQVTWLAKDIIWLAADSRYGEHEAVAAWLREYYAPTFYSTDKTHTNMCSAKNPHQEIEENHVVGAESFEGLRRAGTMAAALVIKVNVNKDSQESLSIYAEASNGQMPNLDLINVVNYLAVHRQGLHVRVGKLWSLLESKCLKMIGGTIEFLGNLARSLNPQWGFGIPESEYVEGTATLASSLYAQALGVPTGSHGAFRDYQVDAVTLAISSKASPYNKAKRSEFLLRSGRLIEGTIRSVNNLLEKFHQSFFLYLLTGPSKFVSVGVYMIAFALLIAPLPVVAASLYSDGVPKSDIIKSCASGSSSMNKCNKKSSWRWLQAAKSVFVIHIWGVVVASLPYFICQIPNGTSFSCGVSWILLSLVSLNICYQVFGSPYSSFKSSELHKHKHKQEWGVLKSVMIAAAFIGLSLMSVVNFAAAEIGALLLVPFCLMAHPLKLDMQDLTLKAFSRIACNIVLGLLLFPPLTFFAIQGLSEGFSNIDVGGFWTWVESLWVWNSATYLYVVLVHLPCWLLCIHILLHPCSF; via the exons ATGGAGAGTAATCCAGAGTCTGGGTCGCCCAAGAAGAAGCCTCGCCCGCTTGTGCGCATTGTGCTTCTTCTCATGTCTCATCGTGTTCTTGTCAG TTTTCTGTGCTGTATTGCTGGAGTTATTGCCCTTTTACTCTTGCCTGTTCTTGCCAAAAATACTTACATATCAGAGAATGCACTCATGCCAG GTTCTGCCAATCCCATGCTGTCTGCTAATGATGTCTTAGATGCTGACAAGCTTGTTGCGGAGATAATGAGCTTGAGCTTGGAAGGCGATACTGCAGGCAT TGAAATTCCAAGGATTCTAATGAAGCGTGTGGGAGACTTGGGTGCTGAAGTTAGTCAGTTCCAGTTCTATCCTCGGCCAAATAAGTTTCATCCTcttcatttcttttctagtCATGACAGTGACTCGAATCAAGAAAATGCTACCTGTGCAAGTCCAGCTATTAGTACTGTTGGTATAGTTAGGGCTCCACATGGCGACGGAAAAGAAGCTATTATCTTGGTGACTGCTTATAATGCTGTGAATCCCGATAATGGTGAAGCTTTATCGTTAGGTGTAGCATACTCTGTTTTCTCTTTGCTAACGCAAGTTACCTGGCTGGCAAAGGACATTATTTGGCTTGCTGCAGATTCTCGATACGGCGAACATGAAGCTGTTGCTGCGTGGTTGAGAGAATATTATGCCCCAACATTTTACAGCACAGATAAAACACACACTAATATGTGCTCTGCTAAAAATCCTCATCAGGAAATTGAGGAGAATCATGTTGTAGGTGCAGAATCATTTGAGGGCCTTAGACGTGCTGGAACAATGGCTGCTGCTCTGGTGATTAAAGTTAACGTAAACAAAGATTCTCAGGAAAGTCTTAGTATCTATGCTGAGGCATCCAATGGCCAAATGCCAAATCTTGATCTCATTAATGTTGTGAATTATCTGGCAGTACATCGTCAGGGTCTGCATGTAAGGGTGGGGAAACTTTGGTCCTTATTGGAGTCAAAATGTCTGAAGATGATTGGCGGAACAATTGAGTTTCTAGGAAACCTGGCTAGAAGCTTAAATCCCCAGTGGGGATTTGGTATTCCTGAAAGCGAATACGTTGAAGGCACTGCTACTCTTGCTAGTTCATTGTATGCTCAG gcGTTGGGCGTTCCAACCGGTTCTCATGGTGCTTTCCGTGATTACCAAGTTGATGCTGTGACATTGGCAATTTCTTCCAAAGCCTCACCATATAACAAGGCCAAGCGAAGTGAATTTCTATTACGCAGTGGCCG GTTGATCGAAGGCACTATTAGATCAGTAAACAACCTCCTTGAAAAATTTCACCAATCATTTTTTCTCTACCTTCTAACTGGGCCGAGCAAGTTTGTTTCAGTAGGAGTTTACATGATCGCTTTTGCACTCCTTATTGCACCCTTACCCGTGGTTGCTGCGTCCCTTTATTCTGATGGTGTTCCGAAGTCTGATATAATAAAGTCTTGTGCAAGTGGTAGTAGCTCGATGAATAAATGTAATAAAAAAAGTTCATGGAGATGGCTTCAAGCAGCGAAATCTGTGTTTGTTATTCACATATGGGGAGTGGTTGTAGCATCACTTCCATATTTCATTTGTCAAATACCCAACGGGACGTCATTTTCTTGTGGTGTTTCCTGGATATTGCTGTCATTAGTTAGCCTTAATATCTGTTACCAGGTTTTCGGGTCTCCTTATTCCAGCTTCAAGTCATCTGAGCTGCATAAGCATAAGCATAAACAAGAATGGGGTGTGTTAAAGTCAGTGATGATAGCAGCTGCTTTTATTGGGTTGTCTCTGATGTCAGTAGTGAACTTTGCAGCAGCAGAAATAGGGGCATTGTTATTAGTGCCATTCTGTTTGATGGCTCACCCCTTAAAACTAGATATGCAAGACTTGACCCTGAAAGCTTTCTCCAGAATAGCTTGTAATATAGTCTTAGGACTGTTGTTGTTTCCGCCACTTACTTTCTTTGCGATACAAGGCTTGTCAGAAGGATTCAGCAATATCGATGTTGGTGGTTTTTGGACGTGGGTTGAGTCTCTTTGGGTATGGAATAGCGCAACATACCTATATGTAGTATTGGTTCACCTTCCATGCTGGCTCTTGTGTATTCATATTTTATTACATCCTTGTTCATTCTAA